The following coding sequences are from one Kallotenue papyrolyticum window:
- the purN gene encoding phosphoribosylglycinamide formyltransferase produces MEQPFTVAVLASGSGSNLQALLDDQQGYRVVLVLADRNDAGAIARGLRAGVATACVPLRQPRQAELRAAWERQVAGVIDAFAPDLLVMAGWMRIMSAWFVERYAGRLINQHPALLPDDAGPAYTLADGRTIPALRGAHAVREALARHLPVTGCTVHWVTPEVDAGPALARAEVPVLPDDDEATLHERIKAVERRLIVETVRRLARERIPSARP; encoded by the coding sequence GCCTTTCACCGTTGCGGTTCTCGCGTCGGGCAGTGGCTCCAATCTTCAGGCGCTGCTCGACGATCAGCAGGGCTACCGCGTCGTGCTGGTGCTGGCGGATCGCAACGACGCGGGCGCGATTGCGCGCGGGCTGCGCGCCGGAGTAGCTACCGCCTGCGTGCCGCTGCGTCAGCCGCGCCAGGCCGAGCTGCGCGCCGCCTGGGAACGGCAGGTCGCGGGCGTGATCGATGCCTTCGCGCCCGACCTGCTGGTGATGGCCGGCTGGATGCGCATCATGTCAGCCTGGTTTGTCGAACGCTACGCCGGACGTCTGATCAACCAGCACCCGGCGCTGCTGCCCGATGATGCCGGTCCGGCCTATACCCTCGCGGATGGACGGACGATTCCGGCGCTGCGCGGCGCACATGCCGTGCGCGAGGCGCTGGCACGCCATCTGCCGGTGACCGGCTGTACGGTGCACTGGGTTACGCCCGAAGTTGACGCCGGGCCGGCGCTGGCGCGCGCCGAGGTGCCGGTGTTGCCGGATGACGACGAGGCAACGCTGCACGAACGTATCAAAGCGGTCGAACGCCGCCTGATCGTCGAGACGGTGCGGCGTCTGGCGCGTGAGCGCATACCCAGCGCGCGTCCATGA
- a CDS encoding DUF72 domain-containing protein, with protein MLRIGTSGYSYADWKGCFYPPDIKPGEMLAFYAREFDTVEINYTYYRPPSARTLAAMAANVPPGFLFTIKATREMTHEREDNAAAFRDFVAALAPLIADGKFGCVLAQFPSSFRQGEAERRYLATFRERLGDLPLVYEFRHRSWLDEAVLAFLRALDVGFCCVDEPRFASLMPPVAVATNRIGYVRFHGRNAAKWWQHEHAWERYAYRYSEDELREWVPRVQTLRQQCDVVYLFANNHYQAGAIDTARKLRALLGEMPTGAAH; from the coding sequence ATGCTGCGCATCGGCACGAGCGGGTATAGCTACGCCGATTGGAAGGGTTGCTTCTACCCGCCCGACATCAAACCGGGCGAGATGCTGGCGTTCTATGCGCGCGAATTCGATACGGTCGAGATCAACTACACCTACTACCGACCTCCGTCCGCGCGCACGTTGGCCGCTATGGCCGCCAACGTTCCGCCCGGCTTCTTGTTCACGATCAAGGCTACGCGCGAGATGACCCATGAACGCGAGGACAACGCCGCCGCCTTCCGCGATTTTGTGGCGGCGCTGGCGCCGTTGATCGCGGACGGCAAGTTTGGATGCGTGCTGGCGCAGTTTCCGTCTTCGTTCAGACAGGGCGAGGCCGAACGGCGCTACCTGGCCACCTTCCGCGAGCGCCTGGGCGATCTGCCGCTGGTCTATGAGTTTCGTCACCGGAGCTGGCTGGACGAGGCGGTGCTGGCCTTCCTGCGCGCTCTGGACGTGGGCTTTTGCTGCGTCGATGAGCCGCGCTTCGCCAGCCTGATGCCGCCGGTGGCGGTCGCAACCAATCGTATTGGCTATGTGCGCTTCCATGGCCGCAACGCTGCCAAATGGTGGCAGCACGAGCATGCCTGGGAGCGCTACGCCTACCGCTACTCCGAGGATGAGCTGCGCGAGTGGGTGCCGCGTGTGCAGACGCTACGGCAGCAGTGCGACGTCGTCTATCTCTTCGCCAACAATCACTACCAGGCCGGCGCGATCGATACCGCGCGCAAGCTGCGTGCGCTGTTGGGAGAGATGCCGACCGGCGCGGCGCACTAG
- a CDS encoding DUF4349 domain-containing protein, with amino-acid sequence MQRLGLSILMLLTLLTACGSAASRTGSSAPEAPLPAARQSEAGAEPQPAGESGAQPAADHLSAAQPNAAQTQRLVIQTADVSLLVADVVQAEAQARQIATRFGGYVLGLQTSGDDENRQTTITMRVPAQQFDATLNALYGLAQRVESSRIEGQDVTEEFVDLESRKRNLEAVEARLLQFLNQAQRVQDLLEINQRLAEVQGQLEEIEGRMRYLRESAAYSTITARLVQPPMVSARPEPGWSPLRTAAQATSALLSFAQMLADVLIVLTIWAPVWLLPLLLLRWLLRRTRRVSVPPSQPTT; translated from the coding sequence ATGCAACGCCTCGGCCTCTCGATCTTGATGCTCCTTACGTTGCTGACCGCCTGTGGCAGTGCGGCAAGTAGGACAGGCAGCAGCGCGCCCGAAGCTCCGCTTCCGGCAGCACGTCAATCAGAGGCCGGCGCCGAGCCTCAGCCCGCGGGGGAGAGCGGCGCTCAGCCCGCGGCTGATCATCTCAGCGCCGCGCAACCGAACGCCGCGCAGACGCAACGTCTGGTGATCCAGACCGCCGACGTGAGCCTGTTGGTGGCCGATGTCGTGCAGGCCGAGGCGCAGGCGCGCCAGATCGCTACGCGCTTCGGTGGCTACGTGTTAGGCTTGCAAACCTCAGGCGATGACGAAAACCGCCAGACCACGATCACCATGCGGGTGCCGGCCCAGCAGTTCGATGCCACGCTCAATGCCCTCTACGGCCTGGCGCAGCGCGTCGAGTCCAGCAGGATCGAGGGGCAGGACGTCACCGAAGAGTTCGTCGATCTGGAGTCGCGCAAGCGCAATCTGGAAGCGGTTGAGGCACGTCTGCTGCAGTTCCTGAATCAGGCCCAGCGCGTGCAGGATCTGCTGGAGATCAATCAGCGGCTGGCCGAGGTGCAGGGCCAGCTTGAAGAGATCGAGGGGCGTATGCGCTACCTGCGCGAGAGCGCGGCCTATTCGACGATCACCGCGCGGCTGGTGCAACCGCCCATGGTCTCGGCCAGACCCGAACCCGGCTGGTCGCCGCTGCGCACCGCGGCCCAGGCCACCAGCGCGCTGCTCTCCTTTGCGCAGATGCTGGCCGACGTGCTGATCGTGCTGACGATCTGGGCGCCGGTGTGGCTGCTGCCGCTGCTGCTGCTGCGTTGGCTCCTGCGTCGTACCCGACGCGTATCGGTTCCGCCCTCGCAACCGACCACCTGA